The Polaribacter sp. MED152 region ATTCCATTGGTTAAAACACCATCTACATCAAAAATAAAAGTTGAAATTTTAGGCAATAATTGTTTATAACTAAGCTCCATTTTGGATTGATTTTGTTAATAGTTGATAAATTTCTTTTTGATTATTATCAAGCAAATTTAAATGATTTTTTATTGTTTGATGATCTTTACGAATAGCAGGACCTGTTTGTGCATCTTTGGGAGCTAAACTTTTTATTTTTTCGGATGTTTCTTCTATCAGAGGATATAAAATCTCGAAAGGAATTTGATGTTTCTCACAAATATCATTCCCAATAGCGTACATATAATTGGTAAAATTATTTACAAAAACAGCTGCCACATGTAATTTTTCACGTTGATTAGAATCAATTTTATAAATGTTTTTACCAATAAGGCTAGCTAGTTTTTCTAGTAATTTATAATTTTTGGTATTGTCTGCTTCTAGGCAAAAAGGAACTTTAGAAAAATTTACAGGTTTGTTTTTTGTAAATGTTTGCAACATATAAAAAACACCTTTGTTATTTTTATTTTGAAGCTCTTTAATACTGCAAGCACCAGAGGTGTGCACCAAGAAATCGTTGTTAATTTTCTTTGAAACTTCAGCAATAGCATCATCAGAAACTGCTAAAATTGTAATATCTGCAGAAGGTATATTTTCTAACTTTCTAGAGTTGATTTTGGTAAGTTGTATTTCATCAACTTTGCCAAATGCTTCATTTAAATGATTTGCAACATTTCCATCTCCAACAATTAAAACTGATATCATATTACGAAGATATTGAAATTTTAAGACAACATGTTTTTAAGATTTGTTAATTTAGCAACTATAAATCATTTTATGAAAAACTCAAATAAATTAGGTATAAATTCAACCTGCGTTCATGTGGGAGAAGTGAAGGATGAGCAGTTCAAAGGTGCAGTATCACCTATGTATATGTCTACATCTTATGCTTTTGATGGAGTAGATATTAAACGATATCCACGTTATTATAATACTCCAAATCAAGAAATGCTATGTAAAAAAATAGCAGCATTAGAAAATACAGAAGCTGGATTAATTTTTAGCTCTGGAATGGCTGCAATTTCATCAGCAATGCTAGCCTTCTTAAAAAAGGGAGACCATGTAATAGTGCAGCAAGTTATTTATGGAGGTACTTATAACTTTATTGTTTCTGAGTTTGATAAATATGGAATAGATTATTCTTTTACTGAATCTGATAAGTCAGAAGATTTTAAAGCTTTAATTAAAGAAAATACGAAAGTACTATACATAGAAACTCCATCAAATCCATTATTGGGGATCACAGATATGCTAGCTATTAGTAACATCGCTAAAGAAAATAATATTTTAACGATGATCGATAATACTTTTGCTTCACCTATAAATCAAAATCCTTATGATTTTGGTATTGATATTGTAATTCATTCTGCAACTAAATATATGGGAGGTCATTCAGATATTTCTGCAGGAGCTATTGCTGCAAGTGAAGAACACATAGAACAAATTTGGAAAACAGCAATTAATTTTGGCGGTAATTTAAGTGATCAAACAGTTTGGTTGTTAGAAAGAAGTTTAAAAACGTTAAATCTTAGAGTTAAGGAACAAACGAAAAATGCACAGCAAATGGCTGAGTATTTAGAAAATAGTCCAAATATTGATTCAGTATATTATCCTGGTTTAAAAAGTCATCCTCAGTATGAATTGGCGAAAAAACAAATGAAAGGTTTTGGAGCCATGTTGTCTTTTGAGTTAAAAGAAGGTATAGATGCTATGAAGTTTCAAAACAACTTGGCCTTAATAAAACCTTCTATGAGTTTAGCTGGTTTAGAGAGTACAACTGTAAGTCCTGCTCAAACTACACATGCACTTTTAAGTGAAGAAGAACGTTTAGAAAGAGGAATAAAAGATGGTTTAATACGTTTTTCAGTGGGTATTGAAGAGGCAGAAGATTTAATAGCGGATATAGAACAAGCCATAGAAAAAGCAAAATCATGAAGTTAGATATTTTAGCATTTGGTGCTCATCCAGATGATGTTGAGTTAGGTTGTGGAGCTACTTTAGCTAAAGAAATCTCTTTAGGTAAAAAAGTCGGAATTGTAGATTTAACAAGAGGTGAACTGGGTACAAGAGGCTCTGCAGAATTAAGAGATAAAGAAGCTCAAAAGTCAGCAGAAATTCTTCGAGTAGAAGTGCGTGAGAACCTTGCATTTGCTGATGGTTTTTTTACAAACGATAAAGATCATCAATTAGCAATAATACAGATGATTCGCAAATATCAACCAAAAATTGTTCTTTGTAATGCAATTGATGATAGACATATTGATCATGGAAAAGGTAGTAAATTAGTTTCTGATGCTTGCTTTTTAAGTGGATTAGCAAGAATAACTACACATTATAATAATGAAGTTCAACAAGAGTGGAGGCCAGAAAATGTTTATCATTATATACAATGGAAAAATATTGAGCCAGATTTTGTGGTAGATGTAAGTGGTTTTATTGATTTAAAAGTACAATCTGTTTTGGCATATTCTTCGCAATTCTTTGATCCTGAAAGTGATGAGCCAGAGACACCTATAACCAGCAAAAATTTTATTGATAGTGTTACGTATAGAGCAAGAGATTTAGGAAGATTAATTGGAGTAGAACATGCAGAGGGATTTACCACAGAACGTTATGTGGCAGTAGAAAATTTAGATAAAATTTTTTAATTTTTTCTTTTAAAAAAAGTAAAAAGAAGTATATTTGCACTCACAAGCAAATGGTGGTTGTAGCTCAGTTGGTTAGAGCG contains the following coding sequences:
- a CDS encoding Rossmann-like and DUF2520 domain-containing protein; protein product: MISVLIVGDGNVANHLNEAFGKVDEIQLTKINSRKLENIPSADITILAVSDDAIAEVSKKINNDFLVHTSGACSIKELQNKNNKGVFYMLQTFTKNKPVNFSKVPFCLEADNTKNYKLLEKLASLIGKNIYKIDSNQREKLHVAAVFVNNFTNYMYAIGNDICEKHQIPFEILYPLIEETSEKIKSLAPKDAQTGPAIRKDHQTIKNHLNLLDNNQKEIYQLLTKSIQNGA
- a CDS encoding PLP-dependent aspartate aminotransferase family protein, with amino-acid sequence MKNSNKLGINSTCVHVGEVKDEQFKGAVSPMYMSTSYAFDGVDIKRYPRYYNTPNQEMLCKKIAALENTEAGLIFSSGMAAISSAMLAFLKKGDHVIVQQVIYGGTYNFIVSEFDKYGIDYSFTESDKSEDFKALIKENTKVLYIETPSNPLLGITDMLAISNIAKENNILTMIDNTFASPINQNPYDFGIDIVIHSATKYMGGHSDISAGAIAASEEHIEQIWKTAINFGGNLSDQTVWLLERSLKTLNLRVKEQTKNAQQMAEYLENSPNIDSVYYPGLKSHPQYELAKKQMKGFGAMLSFELKEGIDAMKFQNNLALIKPSMSLAGLESTTVSPAQTTHALLSEEERLERGIKDGLIRFSVGIEEAEDLIADIEQAIEKAKS
- the bshB1 gene encoding bacillithiol biosynthesis deacetylase BshB1 codes for the protein MKLDILAFGAHPDDVELGCGATLAKEISLGKKVGIVDLTRGELGTRGSAELRDKEAQKSAEILRVEVRENLAFADGFFTNDKDHQLAIIQMIRKYQPKIVLCNAIDDRHIDHGKGSKLVSDACFLSGLARITTHYNNEVQQEWRPENVYHYIQWKNIEPDFVVDVSGFIDLKVQSVLAYSSQFFDPESDEPETPITSKNFIDSVTYRARDLGRLIGVEHAEGFTTERYVAVENLDKIF